GCGGTGATAGACGGTGTGGAGGAGCAGGCCCTGATGCTGCGGGTCCACGCCGAGGTAGGCGTCACTGAGGAGCGTGCGCATCGTGGTGAGGCCGGCCTGCCAGTATTTTTTGCCGGCGGGCGTGTTCTCGCCGAGATAACGGCCGAGGCGGAGCAGGCCCTGCACGCCGATGGCGGCGGCGGAGCTGTCGACAGGCTCGTGGTCGTTGAAGATCTCGGCGTTGCGGGAACGCCAGTCGCCGAGTTTGTGCAGGTTCGGCGCGCCGCCGTCCCAATACGGGATGCCGTCGAGAGCGGTGTTGGCGATGAACCAGTCGCAGGTGGCCGTCGCGCCCTTGAGAAGAAGGGCCTCCCACTTGGCGCGTCCGCCGAGCGGCGCGAGCTCGGCGTCGGACACGGTCTTGAGGAACTCGAGTTCCTCGGCGAAGCCGATCATGGCCCACGCGAGACCGCGGGTCCAGGTGGTGAAACCGGAGAAGCCCTGCTGGGAGTTCGGGCAACGGAAGCGTCCGTCGTTGCGGTTGAACACTGCCTCGTGGGTCGTGCGGCCGCGCTCGGCGGGCACGTCGTAGCTGTCGCGGCCCTCGCCGTAGAAGATGGAGTATTTCGCCGTGGCCTCGATGTGCTGCAGGCCGCGGTCGAGGAGCGAGTGCGCGGCGTCGTTCTCGCCCATCAGGCGGTGGCCGAGCTTGTGCGCGACCATCAGGATGCGCACGGAGCGGATGGTATCGACGAAGAGGGAGTGCGGGCCGTTGAAGGAGTAGATGTAGCCGCCGCCGCCGTGGATGGTGGACCAGCGCGCGGCCTGCACGGCGCCGGAGGCCTTGAGCGCCATCTCACAGAACTCGATCTGGTTGGCGGGGAGCTTGCCCTCGCGCTGGAGGCGCAGCCAGTTGCCGTAGGTGGAGAGATTGTTGAAGCCGTGGTCGTGCACGCCGACGTGCGAGACGTGCGAGGCCATGCGGTCCACGGTGAGCTTCGCGGCCGCGTCGGCGAAGCGCTGCTCACCGGTGGCGTCGAACTGGAGGAAGCCCGAGCCGTAGCTGAAGCCCTCCGTCCATTCGGTCCAGCCGCGCGCGGTGTATTTGCCCGCGACGGTGAAGACGGGCGAGCCCTTGGCGGGATCGTAGGTGTTGAAGATCGAGTCGATCTTCTGGCCGGAGAGCGCCCAGAACTTCTGGAGCGCGGGCGTGAGGGCGGAAGCTTTCAGCTGGTCGTCAATTTTCATGGGGTAAAGGCAGGGTTAACCACTAATGACCACTAATGACTCGCTAATCAGGAGAAGACCCCCGAGGGATTGGAATTAGTGCTCATTAGTGTGGATTAGTGGTTCAAAAGGCTCGGGCTCAGTAGCGCTTATCCTTTCGGAGATGCAG
This DNA window, taken from Oleiharenicola lentus, encodes the following:
- a CDS encoding glycosyl hydrolase, producing the protein MKIDDQLKASALTPALQKFWALSGQKIDSIFNTYDPAKGSPVFTVAGKYTARGWTEWTEGFSYGSGFLQFDATGEQRFADAAAKLTVDRMASHVSHVGVHDHGFNNLSTYGNWLRLQREGKLPANQIEFCEMALKASGAVQAARWSTIHGGGGYIYSFNGPHSLFVDTIRSVRILMVAHKLGHRLMGENDAAHSLLDRGLQHIEATAKYSIFYGEGRDSYDVPAERGRTTHEAVFNRNDGRFRCPNSQQGFSGFTTWTRGLAWAMIGFAEELEFLKTVSDAELAPLGGRAKWEALLLKGATATCDWFIANTALDGIPYWDGGAPNLHKLGDWRSRNAEIFNDHEPVDSSAAAIGVQGLLRLGRYLGENTPAGKKYWQAGLTTMRTLLSDAYLGVDPQHQGLLLHTVYHRPNGWDHIPPGQKVPCGEACMWGDYHIREAALTLQRLIENKPAYTFFGCLKG